A region of Sulfurovum sp. DNA encodes the following proteins:
- a CDS encoding aminotransferase class IV, which translates to MTTKPIMPIQRPLLLETIKIKEGVICNLPYHQKRMNYSRTHLFQTSSTIDLASKITIPSQKGIFRCRVLYAQTIESIQYTPYTPKHINTLHIVSSNIEYHHKYANREVLDSLLSLSPQADDIIIEKDGLLTDTTIANIAFFAKGKWYTPKKPLLEGTMRAKLLDKGMLHLRDIAKKNMEDYTHVALINAMVGFKVLNQMTIKQIK; encoded by the coding sequence TTGACCACTAAACCAATCATGCCCATCCAAAGACCACTTTTACTAGAAACAATCAAAATCAAAGAGGGGGTCATTTGCAATCTTCCCTACCATCAAAAACGCATGAACTATAGTCGCACACATCTTTTTCAAACATCCTCTACCATTGACCTTGCATCAAAAATCACCATACCTTCTCAAAAGGGTATTTTCCGTTGTCGTGTGCTTTATGCTCAAACGATCGAGAGTATCCAATACACTCCCTATACACCAAAACATATCAACACACTTCACATTGTTTCATCCAATATTGAGTACCATCACAAATATGCCAACAGAGAAGTACTTGACAGTCTGCTTTCTCTCTCCCCTCAAGCTGATGATATCATTATTGAAAAAGATGGGCTTCTCACTGACACCACCATTGCCAATATTGCTTTCTTTGCTAAGGGGAAGTGGTATACCCCTAAAAAACCGTTACTAGAAGGAACTATGCGAGCAAAATTATTGGACAAGGGCATGCTCCATCTTAGGGATATTGCTAAAAAAAATATGGAAGACTATACACACGTGGCTTTAATCAATGCTATGGTAGGATTCAAAGTTCTAAATCAAATGACCATCAAACAGATCAAGTGA
- a CDS encoding LysR family transcriptional regulator, producing the protein VKTIERKKNGIRLTTEGEELYKVATCLEKEIHEAEKDILKIINKKLTFRLGASYTIGTYIIPGECLNAMGKAINNDINLSIDVSDKIVQKLKDRKLDVGLIESPVMDADLIYREWHEDELVLVSNVPIPKTVKTEELYEYQWICREEGSHTRRVVSEVFEELNVSCKSFNVLSEVSNTTAVLQTIKKAKKDPQSPVVSIISKYTIEDEVQHGELFEARLRGYVMTRKLYIVYAKENKHNAYIDNVVDYIITGRC; encoded by the coding sequence GTCAAAACCATTGAACGAAAGAAGAATGGTATAAGGCTCACTACAGAAGGCGAAGAGCTCTATAAGGTTGCGACATGTTTGGAAAAAGAGATACATGAAGCAGAAAAAGATATCCTTAAGATTATAAACAAAAAGCTAACCTTCCGTCTTGGTGCCTCCTATACCATTGGAACTTATATTATTCCAGGTGAGTGTCTGAATGCTATGGGCAAGGCTATCAATAATGATATTAACCTTAGTATTGATGTAAGTGATAAGATTGTTCAAAAACTAAAAGACAGAAAACTTGATGTGGGACTCATTGAGTCACCGGTGATGGATGCGGACCTTATCTACCGTGAGTGGCATGAAGATGAGCTTGTGCTGGTGAGTAATGTTCCAATCCCCAAAACCGTTAAAACCGAAGAGTTGTATGAGTATCAGTGGATCTGCAGAGAGGAGGGTTCACACACAAGGCGTGTGGTTTCAGAAGTATTTGAAGAACTAAATGTCTCTTGTAAGAGCTTTAATGTACTTTCTGAAGTGAGCAACACAACTGCAGTACTGCAAACAATTAAAAAAGCCAAAAAAGACCCCCAGAGTCCAGTTGTTTCCATCATCTCTAAATACACGATTGAAGATGAGGTGCAACATGGTGAACTGTTTGAAGCAAGATTGCGTGGCTACGTGATGACACGTAAACTTTACATTGTTTATGCCAAAGAGAACAAGCACAATGCCTATATAGATAATGTGGTTGACTATATTATTACAGGACGATGCTAA